The DNA region GAGCCCGGAGCGCGCCAGGCGGAGGTCGAAGCGTTCGGTCTGTCCTACGTCGAGCTGCCGATCGCCGGTGCCGCCGGCCTGACCCGCGACAACGTCGAGGCCCTGGCGGAGATTCTCGAAGAGGTCCAGAAACCGGCCCTGCTGCATTGCGGGAGCGGCAATCGCATTGGTGCCCTCTTCGCCCTCAAGGCATTCTGGCTCGATGGCGAAGCTCCCGAGGCGGCGCTCGAAAAGGGCCTCGACTCGGGCCTGACCCGGCTCGAGCCCAAGGTCCGCGAGCTGCTCGGCCTGCCGGCCGGAGAGTGACGGGCTCTCTCATCTCGCAGTGAAGCCGACGGCTCAGCTCGAAGGTGCCGGCGACGAGATCGCGGCAGAGCGGTCTGCCGCTCGCTCCTGGGCGGTGCCGTATCTCATTCTGCAGGGGCTGGGAATCGCCGCCTGGTGGATCTTGATGTGGAGCCTCCCCGAGTGGCGGCAGCCGTTCCGCGACCCGGCGGCGCCCTGGAGTGCCCTCGGCGCCTTCGGGCCGGCGGATTTGATGTGCGTGGCGGCCTGCCTGTTCGGGGCCTGGGGCGTGGCCCGAAGGCGGCCGTGGCGGCGCCCGGTTCTGTGGCTGCTCGCCGGCGCGATGGTCTACGCCGCCTCCTACTGCCTCGCTCTGACGGCGCTCACCGGGCACGCCGTGGCGGCGCCCCTGCTGATGGTGCCGGCGGCGCTGATCACGCTGTGGTTGGCGAGGGGCGAGTGAAGCCCCTCTGGCGGCTGGCCTTTCGACCCGCTCCGGAGCGGCCCGCCGCGGTTCACCTGGCCTGGACGGCGCTTCAGACGTTCCTCTTCTGGGGCTTCTTTCTGGCCCTTTGTCCCTGGTTGATCGTGCGCCTCGAATCCTCCTCCGGCCTGCCGCGATTCGCGCTGCCGGGGCCGCCGGGCTGGCCCTGGGGCCTCTTTGCCCTCGCCGGATCTCTCGGCCTGTGGAGTGGCTACACCATGTCGCGCCGCGGTCGCGGCACGCCGCTGCCGCCGCTGGCACCGGCGCGCCTGGTGGTGGCCGGACCCTACCGCTGGCTGCGCAACCCGATGGTGGTGGCGGGGCTGGCGCAGGGCGTGGCGGTGGCGCTGGCTTTGGGCTCCTGGAGTGTCTTGGTCTATGCCCTCGCCGGGGCGCCGGTCTGGCACTTCCTGGTGCGGCCCTTCGAGGAGCGCGATCTCGCCGAGCGCTTCGGATCCGAGTACGAGCGTTATCGCCGCCGAGTACCCCTCTGGTGGCCGCGTTGGCCAGCGGTGGAAAGGCCCGGCGAATAGGGCCGAAAGGGCGCTCGCTGACGGCGGGTTCGGGATAGGATCCCTCTCCCATGAGCGCGATTCTCGAAGACCTCATCCAGCTCCTCACCCTCGAACGGCTCGACACCAACCTCTTCCGGGGGCAGAGCCGCGACATCGGCACCAATCGGGTGTTCGGTGGTCAGGTGCTCGGCCAGGCCCTGGCGGCGGCCAGCAACACGGTGGAGGACCGCGTCGTCCACTCGCTGCACGCCTATTTCCTGCGCAAGGGCGACCAGGAATCGCCGATCATCTACGAGGTCGATCGTCAGCGCGATGGCCGCAGCTTCACCAGCCGCCGGGTGGTGGCGGTGCAGCACGGTCGGCCGATCCTCAACATGGCGGCCTCCTTCCAGGTGCCGGAGGACGGCCTCGAGCACCAGTCGGCGATGCCCCAGGTGCCGCCGCCGGAGAAGGTGCGCGACGTCAACGAGTACAAGAAGGAGCTGGTCGACCGGATCTCGGATTTCAAGCTGCCGCGCTACCTGCTGCACGATCGGCCCTTCGAGTTCCGGCCGGTGCAGCTGCCGCAGTTCATCGACCCGGAGCCGCGCGAGCCGCGGGCCAGAATCTGGTTCAAGACCACCGGCGCCATGCCCGACGACGACGCCCTGCATCGCTCCATGCTGGCTTATGTTTCCGACTACTACCTGATCGGCACCGCCACCCGGCCCCACGGTACCTCCGTCTTCGACCCTCGCCTGCAGCTCGCCAGCCTCGACCACGCCCTGTGGTTCCAGCGCTCCTTCCGCCTCGACGAGTGGTTGCTCTACTCGATCGAAAGCCCTAGCGCCTCCGGTGGCCGCGGCATCTCCCGCGGCAAGATCTACCGCCAGGACGGTGCCCTGGTGGCGGTGGTGGCGCAAGAAGGGGTGATGCGCATGTGGCCCGTGGAGGACGAGGGCTAGGGCAGAGGATTACTCAGCGGCCAGCTCCGCCAGCAGTCGCTGGGTGCGCTCCTCCCAAGACTCGCCGTAGGCCGTCGCCAGCGGCGTGACACCGTCCGCCAGGAAGGTCGTCCGGTCGAAGTCTTCGCCGAAGGTCCGACCGATTCGGTAGGCGCCGCGGCGACCCAGCTCGACATCGAGCCAGCGCGGCAGCAGGCGGGTCGGATCCGGCTCGATCCACTGCGCCGAGGGCGGTGCCGAGTACAGGCTGCCTTCGCCGATCGATTCTCCCGTTACGAAGTCGAACAGTGCCTCAACCCGCCGCTGGTAGTAGCGTTCGCGGTGATCGAGGCGGTCGAGTTCTTCGGCATCGACCTCGAAGGCCAGGGCGTTGAAGTGGTGCCCCTCTGCCGGCTCGACATTCATCGCGCCAGCCTCGATGCCTTCCTTGCCGAGCTCACAGCTCGCTTCGTAGTGGTCGGGTCGCAGGTTGAACAGCCGGCGGTAGTCGTGCACCACGATCGGTCGGGCGACCTTGGTACCGGCGCGGTCCGCGCCGATGGTGTCGCCGAGGGAGGCCTGGTCGAGGAGGGTGCCGTAGCCCACCAGCAGGACGCGGCTCATTGGCCGGCGGCGCCATCGGCGATGGTGATGGCGCGAACCGCCTCGACCGCGTTGCGGCGCTGCCAGTCCACCACCTCGTTCCGGGCGGCGCTCCACGCGCGGTCGCCGATCTGGTCTCGGGCTCCCTTCAATCGAGTCTCCATGGTGTCTTTGTCGGTGGGTCGCTGCGAGATTTCCATCGCCTCTCGGCGACGCTCGGCGAAGGCCGAAAGACGGGCAGCGGCTGGGCCGTCGCCGGCCAGGGCGGCGATCTCGGCGGCGATTTCCCAGCAGCGGAGAATCGAGGCCTGGTCATCGACTTCGTCGTAGAGCCGAATCGACTCGCGCAGGGTGTCGCGGCTGGCGACCAGGTCGCGGGTCATGAGATGAGCTCGAGCGATGCCCAGCAAGCTGTTGGCGACGTTGCGGCGGTCACCCACCAGCAGGCGCCGCTCTCGGGCCTTCTCGAAATAGACCTTTGCCTCTTCCGCCTGGTTCTCTTCGAGGGCGAGATTGCCCAGCCCGATCAGGGGGAAGCCGCTTTCCCAGAGGTTGCCTGCGGCCTCGAAGCCGGCGACGCTGTCTCTCAGCAGGGTGCGAGCCTCGGGGAAGCGTTTGCGGTACAGCTCGGTCTTGCCGAGGTTGTTGTAGGCCACCGCCAGCAGGCGGTCATCCTTGGCTTCTTCTGCCAGATGGAGGCCCTCGCGGAAATATCCCATCGCCTTGTCCGGGTCCCGGTGCATGGACAGGAGACCGACGTCGCCGAGGGCATTGGCCAGCCGGTCCGGTTTACCGAGGCGCCGCTCGAAACCGAGGACCCGGCGAAAACAGCGGCTCGCTTCGACGACGTCTCCCTGGCGATAGGCCAGCAGCCCGAGTCCGCTGAGCACCGAAGAGTGCAGCTCGTCCTCCACCCGGTCGTCCGCCTGCAGGGCCTCGGGATCGGTTCGCGTCTCCTCCGGCACCAGCCGGGTCAGCCGGCCTCTCCCCTCGTGGAAGAAGCCGCGCATCTCCCAGAAGCGCCACATCGCGATGCCGAGGCGGTAAGCCGTCTCGCGGTCGCCGGCAGCGCGCAGAGCAGCGCGGAGGTTCGGGTGCTCTTGGTCGAGGAGCTGGAGGCGCTCTTTCTGGCCGGTGGCGAGCATCTCTTGGTTGGCCGCTTCCGCAATGTCGAGAAAGTAGGTCGCATGGCGGGCCTGCACCAGTGGCTCCTCATCGGCATCTCGGAGTCGGCGCTCGGCATACTGACGGACGATCTCCAGGAAGTGGAAACGCTCGTTACCGTCCTTCTCCAGGAGGGACTTGAGGACCAGATCCTCGAAGGGTTCGAGGATGTCGTCGAGTCCCTCGCCGGTCGGCGGATGGTCTCCGCAGATCGCTTCCGCGGCCTCGAAGCTGAAGGAGCCGCGGAAGGCCGCGATCCGCCGGAACAGTCGCTTCGCTGCCGGTGCGAGCAGGTCGTGGCTCCAGTCGAGGGTGGCGTCGAGGGTGACATGGTGGGGGTTCTCTGCGGCCTGTGGGCTCTGCCGCAGGAAGCTCGGATCATCGAGGCGATCGGCCACCCGCTCGACGGCGAGCGGCGAAACTCGTGCGGCGGCCAGCTCGAGGGCGAGGGGGATGCCCTCCAGACGGCGGCAGATGCGCGCCACCGCGCTCGCGTTCGAGGGGTTCAGCCGGAAGGCCTCGTCGCTCCGCTGAACGCGATCGACGAAGAGCTGAACCGCCGGAACGCGAATCAGCTCCTGCGGCGGCAGCCCGCTGTGGCGAGGCACTTCGAGCGGTGCCAGTCCCAGCATCACTTCGCGTTTTCCCAAGTTCAGAGGCTCTCGGCTGGTGGCGAGAAACTTGACATCCGGGCACTCGTCGAGGAGGTAGCGCAGCAACTCGGCGCAGGCCGAGATCAGGTGCTCGCAGTTGTCGAGGACGATCAGTAGCCGCTTCTTGCGTAGCTGTTCGGCCAGCGCGCGGGTTGGCGGCTTCTCCGCCTGTTCGCGAATCGACAGGGTCTTCGCCACCGCCTGCGGCACCAGCGCCGCCTCCACCACCGGCGCCAGGGAGACGAGCCATACGCCGTCCGCAAAGGCGCCGATCTGGCGCCGGGCGACCTCGAGGGCCAGGGAGGTCTTGCCGAGGCCGGCGAAGGCGGCCAGGGTCACCAGACGATGGCCGCCCAGCGCCTTCTCGACCCGCTCGATGTCGCCCCCGCGGCCGACCAGGGGCTCCTCCGCGGGCAGGTTGTGAAGCGGCGCTGGCTTTTGACTCTCGGTTGCTTCTGGAACGCTCTGAGATCGAAGAGAGAACTCGGGCGGATTGCCGAGCGGTGGCTTTTCCACCGCTTGGCGGCCGTAGAGGTGAAGAAGCAACCGATCGAATTCTTCTCCTTGGCTGAGATCGAAGGTGGTGAATCCTCGGATCTCGGCTGGTATCAACCCGATGTCGGCGCGATCGAAGACCGTCGGGATGAGCTTCAGATTCTGGCTTGGCGAGTCGTAGAGGATCTGTTTGATCAGGGCGGCTTCCCAACGCACTCCCCGTCCTTCGCGGACCACCTCCTGCCCATCGACGTCGTCCCCTTCGAATCGCCGGGAGTAGGTGGAGTCGAAGAGGAGGAGAGTGAAGTCCGCCCGTCTGATCATTCTCGCGCACCATTCGGGCCAGCGCACGACAGGAGAGATGTAGTACTGGTCGATCTCGGCATCGACTCCTCTATCGCGGAGCCGCTTGGCCAGATCCTTCACGCGCTCCATGTGCTGAGTCGGACCGTGGGCGTAGCTGATGAAGACTCTGGGTGGTTGAGTGGACGATGTCGTCATGAAGTCATCCCTGAAGCGCGCTGAACCTCGATCGGCGCTGAGGGTCCTTCCTTTCGGCGCGAAACATTGAAGAAGATTCTTATCCCAGCATACCGAACATAGGCCTCGTGCCACCACGAGCCGTTACCTCTTTCCAGCGAGGTCGCGGTCTGCTAGCTCGGCCTTCTCACCGGATTGCTCGGAGACGATGCGGTAGACGAACTCCTCGATCGGTCGCTCGAAGAGCAGGCGCTCGTCGAGTCCTCGCAGGCTGCGAGGACTTTCTAAGGTCGGTCTAAGGAGACCTAAGTTGATCCGCTGCAGGACTTTCGGCGATTTTCGTCGGCAGCTTCGTACGCCGCGAACTTCGACCGGAGGTCTCTCTTGTTGCAGCGAAAAACCGTCCTACTCCTCGTATTTGCTCTCTTGATCGGCGGGATTCCCTCGCTGGGGGACCAGCCGCCGGAGGCCGAGAACTTCGTCGTTCCCGGCTTGACGGCGGATGATCTGCCACTCTTCATCGATCTCTTGTCGGTGGCTTCGGATGTCGATGGCGACCCATTGGGCTGCCGCTTCACGTCGCCTCCCAGCCCCGCCCTGGGGACGCTGGTGCCGGGACCTTCGCCCTGCACCTGGGTCTACGATCTCGATCTGACCGAGGTGCAGCCCTCGGTAGAGCTCGAGTTCGAGATCTTCCAGCTCGCCGACCCGAGCCGAGCGGTGACCGCTTCCCTCGAGCTGACCTTCACCAAATCGGCCCCGGGGAATCCCACGGCGACGGCCCTTGGGCCGACCGCGATTCGCCTGCTGTGGTTCGATGTCCAGGACGAGCTGCGCTACGAGATTTATGGCGGCATGGATAGCGGGGGTCTCGGGCCCCTGGTCACGCTGGACCCGGTGGTCGGTGGCAACGTCCTCTACTGGGACCACACGGATCTCGAAGCCGGAGAGGAGTACTTCTACCGCATCGATGTCTGCTACGCGGACGGCTGTGTGTCATCTCCGATCCTCTCGGCGATGACGCCGGCGTTGCCGGTGGGGCAGGCACCGATCGCCGTCGACGATGAGTTCTCCGTCGCCCAGGGGCAGAGGCTCTTCATCCCCTATGAGCAGCTCCTGGACAACGACGTCGATCCCCAGGGGGACCGCATCACTTTCCACGATTGGGAGCTTGTCAGCCTCCAGGGCTCCAACGAGCTGGACCAAGTCGAGGATGGCTTCGTCTTCAGATCACATCCTTCGACGGTTCTCACCGGCAGTCCCGACGTCTTCCGTTATCGCATCACCGATGGCCAGCACTACTCGGACTGGGCCACCGTGGAGCTGTTCATCGTTCCCCGGCTACCGGCCCAGGCAGAGCCCGATTTTTTGCAGGCCGAGTTCGGTCAAGTGCTCGAAATCTCTTACCAGGACGATCTCTTCGCCAACGACTTGGGTGTGCTCGAAGCGGTCACGCTGCACTTCCGGCAGCCGCAGCATGGCCGTCTCGACTTCTGCTGCGCCCCGGACCGGCTGCGTTACGTCCCGGATCCTGGGTATAGCGGCCCGGATTCGTTCTGGTACTCGATCCGGGGGGGCGGGGAGAGCTTCGCCTCCGCCGAGGTCGTGGTCGACGTGGTCGCTTCGAGCGTGGTACCCGCGACTGCCTCCCGGCCGGATGAATTCTCGCTGCCGCTCAAGCCCGACGCGGCCGGCGTGACGCGGGCTCCTCTGCTTTTCTCGGATCTCCTGCTCAACGACCAGGGGCGTGACCTGGTGTTCGGTTTTCCGATCACTCCGGGAGCCCAGCAGGCCGGCGGCGAGATCACTCTGCTGACCCCCGGCCATGACCCGGCGAGTGGGCCGGCACCGCCGGGCTACGAAGGAGTGGTCATCTACGAAACCGACCTGGCGGCGATTCCGCCCTGGGCGTCCGGTGGCGTGGTGCGGGACAACTTCACCTACCAGGTTCACGGGGCCGGCAGCGTTGCATCGACGCACCAGCCTGAGCTCGCGTTGCGAGTGGTCGAGCCCGTCCTGATGGCGTCGGATCCGGTGGTGGTCCACGACCTCTTCGCCGTCCACGAGGGTGAACGCTTGGCGCTCGGTTGGGGAGATCTCCTCGACAACGACCTGGTCGACCGCAGCGGCAGCAGTCCGGTCTATTCGCTGCGCTTCGGGCCTCCGGTGCATGGCGAGATCGCCAAAGTCACCAGTCAGGGCGGCATGGTCTACCAAGCTCCCCTCGGCTTCGTCGGCATCGACCATTTCACCTATGCGATTCAGAACGGCGCCGATGCGAGCTCTCTCCGCCTCGGGCGGGTGATCGTCGAAGTGCAGGACGGCCGGCCGATCGCACGCGACGATGCGGCGGCGACACCGCAGGACTTCCCGGTGACGGTGCCGGTGCTCGCCAATGACGAAGACGTTCCGACGGGTGGTGCGTTGACCATCGTCGGCGTCGGCGATCCGGTGCTGGGCTACACGGTGGTCACGGCGAACGGAGAGATCACCTATGTGCCACCGCCGGGAGTCTCGGGCCAAGACACCTTCGCCTACACGGTGCGGGACGCGGTGGGCAACCAAGCGTCGGCCATCGTCACCATCGACATTACCGGGCCGAACCAACCCCCCATTGCGCGCGACGATCGCGGCGTCTACGTGCCGGGAGCCGAGAACACTTATCGGCCGCTGGCCAACGACCTCGATCCGGACGGTCATCCGATCTCCATCGAGTCCTTCACGCAGCCGGAACAGGGCTCGCTCGTCGTCGAGGGCGATCGCTTCTTCTATCAGGGACCGGCCGGCGGCTTGATCGGAGGTCGGGATCAGTTCACCTACACCATCTCGGACCCCTTCGGCGGGTCGGCGTCCGCGATCTACTACATCTTGCAGAACTGATCGGATCGAAAGGAAAAAGAACATGAAGAAGATACTGACCTGCATTTTCCTGGTGTTTCCGGTCGCGTTGTTGGCGCACGTACCAGATCCCAGTACGGAGAGGGGATTCACGCCGGATAATGTTTATGAAATCGGCGAGATTGATCAGGTGAGCCTGTTCAACGGCAACCTCACGGTGACCTTGCCCTTGGGGCCCGAGTATCAGGTTGGGGGTGGCTTCACCTATCGCTTCGCCCTGGTCTACAACAGCGGAATCTGGGACTACAGCTACGACCAGCAGTGTGCCGTCAACCTGCCGCCGTGGACCTGGAGCGGCCACAAGCGGGACCAGGGGGTCAACGCCTGCTCGACGGTGGTCGCCCCGGCCTGGCAGTCCAACGCCGGCCTCGGCTGGCGTTTGAGTCTCGGAGAGTTGCTGCCGCCTTGGGTTGCTGGCAATCTTGACTCCGGGAACTGGATGTATATCGATTCATCCGGGGCGGAGCACTTGTTCCTGGGTGAGCTGCACTCGGGTGTCGGTGGGACGGAGAGCACGGACTGTGCGGAGACCGCCTGCTACTCGACGGACGGGACCTACCTGCGGTTGCGCAAGCTGACCGATACCCGCTACGCCATCAACTATCCCGACGGCCGCACGATGGTCTTCGACGAGGCGCCGGACGGTTCGTTTCGTCTCTACAAGATCAAGGATGCCTACAAAGTCGGCTCGGTACGCCAGAACGTCGTCACCGTGACCTACCCGAGCCCGGACCGTTGGGTGATTCAGGACACCGACGGTCGCCGGCACGAAGTCGATCTCTGGTTGCCGACCGCGGACTTCAGGGCGCGGGTTCGGGAGCTTCGGCTGGCCTCCGTCGGCAATCGGGTCTCGACCTTCACGTTGAACTATGACCAGGCGGAGATGCTGCCGGGCTGCAGCCAGGACGAGCAGCAGATCGTGACCCTCTATGAGTTGCCTCGCCTCCGCTCCCTGGTGCTGCCGGACGGCGCCAGTTATGCCTTCGAGTATCAGGCCATGGCTCCTTCGGCGAGCCGCTGCTCGAACGAGGCGGGATTGTTGAGAAAGGCCGATTTGCCCACCGGAGGACGGATCGAGTGGGAGTACGATCTCCGCTACAAGAACCCGGTGTTCGTCTGTGATCCGGCTCCCGGATCGGGGCCGGAACGGGAGTTCATGATCAATTCCAAGGTCGGGGTGGTGAAGCGGACCCTCTTCGAGTCCAGCGATGGTCGCGAGTCGGAGCAGTCCTATGGGGTCTGGCAGTACGATCAGCGGCTTCCCGAAGAGCTGCTGCCGATGAACTTCAATCCCAACTGTACGGAAAAGCCCTCGGAAGTGACGACGGTGGTGGTGCATTCGATCGGTGAGGATCGTGACGGCGACGAGAAGTTCTCCCACGCCGAGCACTTTTTCTCCGTCTACTCGGGCGCGCCGGCCGGCCCCTTGGGGGATCCCGGTGACTATGGCTTGCCCTACCACGGCGATGAGAGTGAAGGGGTGCGGTTGGGCCCGGATCAAACCCTTTACAAGCTGCAGAGCCGCCTCTGGGAGTGCGACCACGACGACCCAGACTTGCGCGCCGGCTGCGCTCCGCTGCGCAGCAACTATGTGCGCTACGAGCGCAGCTTCCCGGGTTGTGATCCGGCGGGTGATCTCTGCACGCCGGTCAATCATCGGGTCGTGGGCGAGGCGACGGTCTACGAGGATGCGCAGCACCAGGGCGAGACGATCTATCACCGGGTCGATCGCAGCTGTTTCGACGGCTTCGGCAACTTCCGCCGCGAGGTGCTGGGGGGCAACTTCCCCGA from Acidobacteriota bacterium includes:
- a CDS encoding sulfur transferase domain-containing protein; the protein is MEISTPRSRFLPGLLMAASILLLIAGGCQSSAAGAGSGSATAVDESVDWQGLVPNARQPADGVVSGGQPTADQLAAAQEAGFQTVINLRTEGEPGARQAEVEAFGLSYVELPIAGAAGLTRDNVEALAEILEEVQKPALLHCGSGNRIGALFALKAFWLDGEAPEAALEKGLDSGLTRLEPKVRELLGLPAGE
- a CDS encoding isoprenylcysteine carboxylmethyltransferase family protein, coding for MKPLWRLAFRPAPERPAAVHLAWTALQTFLFWGFFLALCPWLIVRLESSSGLPRFALPGPPGWPWGLFALAGSLGLWSGYTMSRRGRGTPLPPLAPARLVVAGPYRWLRNPMVVAGLAQGVAVALALGSWSVLVYALAGAPVWHFLVRPFEERDLAERFGSEYERYRRRVPLWWPRWPAVERPGE
- the tesB gene encoding acyl-CoA thioesterase II, which encodes MSAILEDLIQLLTLERLDTNLFRGQSRDIGTNRVFGGQVLGQALAAASNTVEDRVVHSLHAYFLRKGDQESPIIYEVDRQRDGRSFTSRRVVAVQHGRPILNMAASFQVPEDGLEHQSAMPQVPPPEKVRDVNEYKKELVDRISDFKLPRYLLHDRPFEFRPVQLPQFIDPEPREPRARIWFKTTGAMPDDDALHRSMLAYVSDYYLIGTATRPHGTSVFDPRLQLASLDHALWFQRSFRLDEWLLYSIESPSASGGRGISRGKIYRQDGALVAVVAQEGVMRMWPVEDEG
- a CDS encoding gamma-glutamylcyclotransferase family protein codes for the protein MSRVLLVGYGTLLDQASLGDTIGADRAGTKVARPIVVHDYRRLFNLRPDHYEASCELGKEGIEAGAMNVEPAEGHHFNALAFEVDAEELDRLDHRERYYQRRVEALFDFVTGESIGEGSLYSAPPSAQWIEPDPTRLLPRWLDVELGRRGAYRIGRTFGEDFDRTTFLADGVTPLATAYGESWEERTQRLLAELAAE
- a CDS encoding TIR domain-containing protein, whose translation is MTTSSTQPPRVFISYAHGPTQHMERVKDLAKRLRDRGVDAEIDQYYISPVVRWPEWCARMIRRADFTLLLFDSTYSRRFEGDDVDGQEVVREGRGVRWEAALIKQILYDSPSQNLKLIPTVFDRADIGLIPAEIRGFTTFDLSQGEEFDRLLLHLYGRQAVEKPPLGNPPEFSLRSQSVPEATESQKPAPLHNLPAEEPLVGRGGDIERVEKALGGHRLVTLAAFAGLGKTSLALEVARRQIGAFADGVWLVSLAPVVEAALVPQAVAKTLSIREQAEKPPTRALAEQLRKKRLLIVLDNCEHLISACAELLRYLLDECPDVKFLATSREPLNLGKREVMLGLAPLEVPRHSGLPPQELIRVPAVQLFVDRVQRSDEAFRLNPSNASAVARICRRLEGIPLALELAAARVSPLAVERVADRLDDPSFLRQSPQAAENPHHVTLDATLDWSHDLLAPAAKRLFRRIAAFRGSFSFEAAEAICGDHPPTGEGLDDILEPFEDLVLKSLLEKDGNERFHFLEIVRQYAERRLRDADEEPLVQARHATYFLDIAEAANQEMLATGQKERLQLLDQEHPNLRAALRAAGDRETAYRLGIAMWRFWEMRGFFHEGRGRLTRLVPEETRTDPEALQADDRVEDELHSSVLSGLGLLAYRQGDVVEASRCFRRVLGFERRLGKPDRLANALGDVGLLSMHRDPDKAMGYFREGLHLAEEAKDDRLLAVAYNNLGKTELYRKRFPEARTLLRDSVAGFEAAGNLWESGFPLIGLGNLALEENQAEEAKVYFEKARERRLLVGDRRNVANSLLGIARAHLMTRDLVASRDTLRESIRLYDEVDDQASILRCWEIAAEIAALAGDGPAAARLSAFAERRREAMEISQRPTDKDTMETRLKGARDQIGDRAWSAARNEVVDWQRRNAVEAVRAITIADGAAGQ
- a CDS encoding Ig-like domain-containing protein, producing the protein MLQRKTVLLLVFALLIGGIPSLGDQPPEAENFVVPGLTADDLPLFIDLLSVASDVDGDPLGCRFTSPPSPALGTLVPGPSPCTWVYDLDLTEVQPSVELEFEIFQLADPSRAVTASLELTFTKSAPGNPTATALGPTAIRLLWFDVQDELRYEIYGGMDSGGLGPLVTLDPVVGGNVLYWDHTDLEAGEEYFYRIDVCYADGCVSSPILSAMTPALPVGQAPIAVDDEFSVAQGQRLFIPYEQLLDNDVDPQGDRITFHDWELVSLQGSNELDQVEDGFVFRSHPSTVLTGSPDVFRYRITDGQHYSDWATVELFIVPRLPAQAEPDFLQAEFGQVLEISYQDDLFANDLGVLEAVTLHFRQPQHGRLDFCCAPDRLRYVPDPGYSGPDSFWYSIRGGGESFASAEVVVDVVASSVVPATASRPDEFSLPLKPDAAGVTRAPLLFSDLLLNDQGRDLVFGFPITPGAQQAGGEITLLTPGHDPASGPAPPGYEGVVIYETDLAAIPPWASGGVVRDNFTYQVHGAGSVASTHQPELALRVVEPVLMASDPVVVHDLFAVHEGERLALGWGDLLDNDLVDRSGSSPVYSLRFGPPVHGEIAKVTSQGGMVYQAPLGFVGIDHFTYAIQNGADASSLRLGRVIVEVQDGRPIARDDAAATPQDFPVTVPVLANDEDVPTGGALTIVGVGDPVLGYTVVTANGEITYVPPPGVSGQDTFAYTVRDAVGNQASAIVTIDITGPNQPPIARDDRGVYVPGAENTYRPLANDLDPDGHPISIESFTQPEQGSLVVEGDRFFYQGPAGGLIGGRDQFTYTISDPFGGSASAIYYILQN